A stretch of the Thiomicrorhabdus indica genome encodes the following:
- a CDS encoding DNA/RNA non-specific endonuclease, translated as MRASVIRQLVYPLFRWLFRNPKYWVVVPLIVAVWYGYDYSQRPSMAYMGVPKVEKAPAGNVVSHILRKEGFMLEYSEGLKNPLWVTYKVGLPKYDSGKRPSRFQSDWRSWSRVTHDDYTNSGYDRGHMAPNYVIATRYGRTAQMDTFLMTNITPQKGSLNQKAWQRLEEVIANDFSQKFGEFWVVTGPIFGDKHERLNSGVAVPDAFFKILIKPSSKEQPARALAFIFQQTAKPRTSLMKFVTTIDEVEAQTGIDFFHELDDEFEQLLESSKTPEAWGLQAVATRPSRY; from the coding sequence ATGAGAGCGAGTGTTATTCGACAACTGGTTTACCCACTTTTTCGATGGTTGTTTCGAAACCCTAAATATTGGGTAGTTGTGCCATTAATTGTCGCGGTTTGGTACGGTTATGACTATTCTCAACGTCCAAGTATGGCTTATATGGGTGTTCCTAAAGTGGAAAAAGCACCGGCCGGTAATGTTGTGAGTCATATTTTGCGCAAAGAGGGGTTTATGCTCGAATATTCGGAGGGGTTAAAAAATCCTCTGTGGGTCACCTATAAAGTGGGGCTTCCGAAATATGATTCTGGAAAGCGTCCAAGCCGTTTTCAATCCGACTGGCGTTCTTGGTCTAGAGTCACACATGATGACTATACGAATTCAGGTTATGACAGAGGGCATATGGCACCCAATTACGTGATTGCCACGCGTTACGGGCGCACAGCCCAAATGGATACGTTTTTAATGACCAACATCACACCGCAAAAAGGCTCGCTCAACCAAAAAGCCTGGCAGCGTTTGGAAGAGGTGATTGCCAATGATTTTTCCCAAAAATTTGGTGAGTTTTGGGTGGTAACGGGGCCTATTTTTGGTGACAAACATGAACGTCTGAATTCAGGTGTCGCTGTACCAGATGCGTTTTTTAAAATTTTGATTAAGCCAAGTTCCAAAGAGCAGCCTGCAAGAGCTTTAGCTTTTATCTTCCAGCAGACAGCCAAACCTCGAACTAGCCTAATGAAATTTGTCACCACAATTGATGAGGTCGAAGCACAGACCGGCATTGATTTCTTCCATGAGTTGGACGATGAGTTTGAGCAGTTACTCGAGTCGAGCAAGACACCGGAAGCGTGGGGTTTGCAAGCGGTTGCTACGCGGCCTTCAAGATATTAA
- the cmoA gene encoding carboxy-S-adenosyl-L-methionine synthase CmoA, with protein MKLPSNKDTIYAQAHEAVGAFQFDESVVAVFPDMISRSVPGYQTILTGIGELTKLHAKPDTRLYDLGCSLGAATLTMLRATDDISGCSIFALDNSQAMINRAQEYLHAFHHDTPVELHCADICEFEIKNASVVVINFTLQFIDPQAREALLKRIYEGLVPGGVLILSEKIHFDDEALQKSIEHMHWQFKRANGYSELEISQKRSSLENVLISDSEQEHLQRLKSAGFDSAGIWFQAYNFASFLAIKS; from the coding sequence ATGAAGTTACCTTCAAATAAAGACACCATTTATGCACAAGCTCATGAAGCGGTTGGCGCTTTCCAATTTGATGAATCGGTTGTGGCGGTTTTTCCAGATATGATTTCGCGCTCCGTACCAGGTTATCAAACCATTCTGACTGGCATTGGTGAACTGACGAAATTACACGCAAAGCCTGATACGCGTTTATATGATTTAGGCTGCTCTTTGGGTGCGGCGACTTTGACCATGCTTCGAGCAACCGATGATATCTCTGGGTGTTCGATTTTCGCATTGGATAACTCGCAGGCGATGATCAATCGTGCTCAAGAGTATTTACACGCGTTCCATCACGATACGCCTGTCGAACTCCATTGTGCGGATATATGTGAGTTCGAGATAAAGAATGCTTCGGTGGTAGTAATTAACTTCACTTTGCAATTTATCGACCCTCAAGCTAGAGAAGCTCTGTTAAAAAGAATTTATGAGGGGTTGGTGCCAGGTGGGGTTTTGATTTTGTCTGAGAAAATCCATTTTGATGATGAGGCTTTACAAAAAAGCATTGAGCATATGCATTGGCAGTTTAAGCGTGCCAATGGCTATTCTGAGTTAGAGATCAGCCAAAAGCGTTCGTCCTTAGAAAATGTTCTGATTTCAGATAGTGAACAAGAGCACTTGCAGCGTTTAAAATCTGCAGGTTTTGATTCGGCAGGGATTTGGTTTCAAGCCTATAATTTTGCCTCCTTTCTAGCGATTAAATCTTAA